A section of the Pseudomonas flavescens genome encodes:
- a CDS encoding class 1 fructose-bisphosphatase: protein MSRVTLSRYLIEQTRSQNTPADLRFLIEVVARACKEISHAVSKGALGGVLGSMGTENVQGEVQKKLDVISNDILLEANEWGGHLAGMASEEMDNAYQIPGKYPKGAYLLVFDPLDGSSNIDVNVSVGTIFSVLRCPNEYLSQNESLDEKAFHQPGTQQVAAGYAIYGPQTMLILTLGNGVKGFTLDRELGSFVLTHDNISVPETTAEFAINMSNQRHWEAPVQRYVDELLAGKEGPLNKNYNMRWIASMVADVHRILTRGGLFMYPRDDREPGKAGKLRLMYEANPMSFIIEQAGGASTDGVQRILDIQPTSLHQRVPVFLGSKEEVERVTGYHKG from the coding sequence ATGTCCCGCGTTACCCTCAGTCGCTACCTCATCGAGCAGACCCGTAGTCAAAATACCCCGGCCGATCTGCGCTTCCTGATCGAAGTAGTGGCGCGTGCGTGCAAGGAAATCAGCCATGCGGTCTCCAAGGGCGCCCTCGGCGGCGTGCTCGGCAGCATGGGCACCGAAAACGTACAGGGCGAAGTGCAGAAGAAGCTCGACGTGATCTCCAACGACATTCTGCTCGAAGCCAACGAGTGGGGCGGCCACCTGGCCGGCATGGCTTCCGAGGAAATGGACAACGCCTATCAGATCCCCGGCAAGTACCCGAAAGGTGCCTACCTGCTGGTGTTCGACCCGCTGGATGGTTCATCGAACATCGACGTCAACGTGTCGGTCGGCACCATCTTCTCGGTACTGCGTTGCCCGAACGAATACCTGAGCCAGAACGAAAGCCTCGACGAAAAGGCCTTCCATCAGCCGGGCACTCAGCAGGTCGCTGCCGGTTACGCCATCTATGGCCCGCAGACCATGCTGATCCTGACCCTGGGCAACGGCGTGAAAGGCTTCACCCTGGATCGCGAACTGGGCAGCTTCGTGCTCACCCACGACAACATCAGCGTGCCGGAAACCACTGCCGAATTCGCCATCAACATGTCCAACCAGCGTCACTGGGAAGCCCCGGTACAGCGTTACGTGGACGAACTGCTGGCCGGCAAGGAAGGCCCGCTGAACAAGAACTACAACATGCGCTGGATCGCCTCGATGGTTGCCGACGTGCACCGCATCCTGACCCGTGGCGGCCTGTTCATGTACCCGCGCGATGACCGCGAGCCTGGCAAGGCCGGCAAGCTGCGCCTGATGTACGAAGCCAACCCGATGTCCTTCATCATCGAGCAGGCCGGTGGTGCTTCCACCGACGGCGTACAACGCATCCTCGACATCCAGCCGACGTCCCTGCACCAGCGGGTGCCGGTCTTCCTGGGTTCCAAGGAAGAAGTCGAGCGCGTCACCGGCTACCACAAGGGCTGA
- a CDS encoding histidine kinase N-terminal 7TM domain-containing diguanylate cyclase, with protein MNACIKSAWQFDAAVLLTLVVCIGGVLLARWVIHQRDFPGRDTFILMHLASMWWMAMAGLEVAAAASDCKLFWATMSWPGIVSVPTFWAVFLWQYVSSVRKPLPRRSVLGLIVAPVLIWLVVLSNPWHGLFYGAETGPISAEPGAPIRYQHGPLFYATAVYVYLFMSFSLGVVLRAALTSHGVHRRHYLAFVLVTAVPWSANIAYVGFGVVVFGVDPTPFSFVFTLVAFSWLILGVRLFDLLPVARHLLLEALPDPVLVVDTQWRVLEANQAALKLGGFDPDWQGRRLQQWPVFGSELQALLLEQDTQQDQLLMLTSSERYFEVRMRAIERLTRQGTLVLGQMLYLRDVTQRQLSKLSLAEALALSEERLRTITSLHEQLREQALCDPLTGLYNRRYLDELFGRELARVRRENGPLSLALIDLDHFKQLNDEHGHLDGDDVLKSVAQHLLVNLRSSDTVFRIGGEEFLLILPGADALEASKRLEAICQGLAQKPIETRSGVRQVTLSAGLALWPDQGLVLDDLLRAADAALYEAKRGGRNRVCSLLPRAVSPAAEAPVPGKG; from the coding sequence ATGAACGCCTGTATCAAGTCCGCCTGGCAATTCGACGCTGCCGTGCTGCTCACGCTGGTGGTCTGTATCGGCGGTGTGCTGCTCGCTCGCTGGGTGATCCATCAACGGGATTTCCCAGGCCGCGACACGTTCATCCTGATGCACCTGGCGAGCATGTGGTGGATGGCCATGGCTGGCCTCGAGGTCGCTGCGGCGGCGTCCGATTGCAAACTGTTCTGGGCCACCATGTCCTGGCCGGGGATCGTCTCGGTGCCAACCTTCTGGGCGGTATTTCTCTGGCAGTACGTGAGCAGCGTGCGCAAGCCGCTGCCTCGGCGCTCGGTGCTTGGTCTGATCGTCGCGCCGGTGCTGATCTGGTTGGTGGTGCTCAGCAACCCGTGGCACGGCCTGTTCTATGGCGCTGAAACCGGGCCGATATCTGCCGAGCCGGGCGCGCCGATTCGTTATCAGCATGGCCCGCTGTTCTATGCCACGGCGGTGTACGTCTACCTGTTCATGAGCTTCAGCCTTGGCGTGGTGCTGCGCGCTGCGCTCACCAGCCATGGCGTGCACAGGCGCCACTACCTGGCCTTCGTGCTGGTTACCGCAGTGCCCTGGTCGGCGAACATCGCCTACGTGGGCTTTGGCGTGGTGGTGTTCGGCGTCGATCCCACGCCATTCAGTTTCGTCTTCACGCTGGTGGCGTTCTCCTGGTTGATTCTCGGCGTGCGCCTGTTCGACCTGCTGCCGGTGGCGCGGCACCTGCTACTGGAGGCGCTGCCCGACCCGGTGCTGGTGGTCGATACCCAGTGGCGGGTGCTCGAGGCGAACCAGGCCGCCCTGAAGCTGGGTGGCTTCGACCCCGATTGGCAGGGCCGTAGGCTGCAGCAATGGCCCGTGTTCGGCAGTGAGCTGCAGGCTCTGCTGCTGGAGCAGGACACCCAGCAGGATCAACTGCTCATGCTCACCAGCTCCGAGCGCTATTTCGAGGTGCGCATGCGCGCGATCGAGCGGCTCACTCGCCAGGGCACTCTGGTGCTGGGGCAGATGCTCTATTTGCGTGACGTCACCCAGCGCCAGCTCAGCAAGCTGAGCCTGGCCGAGGCGCTGGCGCTCAGCGAGGAGCGCCTGCGTACCATCACCAGCCTGCACGAGCAGTTGCGTGAGCAGGCGCTCTGCGACCCGCTGACCGGCCTCTACAACCGACGCTATCTGGATGAGCTGTTCGGCCGCGAGCTGGCCCGCGTCAGACGCGAAAACGGTCCCCTGTCGCTGGCGCTGATCGATCTGGATCACTTCAAGCAGCTCAACGACGAGCACGGCCATCTCGACGGCGACGATGTGCTCAAGAGCGTGGCGCAGCATCTGCTGGTGAACTTGCGCAGTTCCGATACGGTCTTTCGTATCGGCGGCGAAGAGTTCCTGCTGATTCTCCCCGGTGCCGATGCGCTCGAAGCGAGCAAACGCCTCGAAGCCATCTGCCAGGGGCTGGCACAAAAGCCGATCGAAACCCGTAGTGGCGTGCGTCAGGTAACCCTGTCGGCCGGTCTTGCGCTGTGGCCCGATCAGGGCCTGGTGCTCGACGACTTGCTGCGGGCCGCCGATGCCGCCCTGTACGAAGCCAAACGTGGTGGGCGTAACCGTGTATGCAGCCTGCTGCCGCGCGCCGTGTCGCCAGCTGCTGAGGCGCCCGTTCCTGGAAAGGGTTAA